In one window of Thermodesulfobacteriota bacterium DNA:
- a CDS encoding UvrD-helicase domain-containing protein — protein sequence MSLTTTDSDMLARERALDTSASFAVQAPAGSGKTELLMQRFLALLSGVDTPERILALTFTRKAAGEMHSRIIGALRKASEGFVGEKPHEMKTIGLAAEALRRDRELGWDILLNPGRLKVQTIDSFSSVLARQMPLLSGLGDYSITDEPEELYSKATERTIALVEDEGPDGDSVRSALDHLDNSVRALSARLVMMLGKRDQWLRHLERDITDDGMRALLEGSLKRLVEEELRKIEAGFPAGLEGALLRTARHAAKNIANEKSAIPGLSGLERLPGPVAEGLPLWKGIQELLLTGKDEWRKPKGVNVKLGFPNGDPLSAAMKKEFQELLESLSGNERLMKALGRVRALPIPEFPEEERETLFALMRLLPIAERELKRVFAEAGKADFQAVALSALESLGTEGEPTDLMLALDMKLQHILVDEYQDTSQTQLSLVEALTRGWTEGDGRTLFVVGDPMQSIYLFREAQVGLFLRARKEGIGQVRLIPLTLSRNFRSSERIVEWVNRTLGPAFPADEDVFTGRVAYAPSEAARGAVPESAVELTLLRERDDGLEAGRVVAILKRLPENESAAILCRSRAHVDGIVEALKDNGIRFRARDIDPLSERPVILDLTALLKALEHPLDRVAWLACLRAPWCGLTLSDLHSLCVGDASSPVRELASDEKRLDALSEDGRRRLSGFVEKTGKALSLWGRRPPSEVLRGLWISLGGPGAAGDECAINDAREFFKLLKSVEGPSRVSMAELERRIEDLYSGGGSQDAALEIMTVHKAKGLEFDNVIIPGLGKGPRNEDKGLLIWLEKDKDLLFAPGPGTGKEGSVIYEYLSGIMKEKRELEEMRLFYVAATRARKSLHLIGHIKEGEDGEIAATQRSFLSKISHAMGEGRFIERKEDGPSPVAVIRRAGNRLPLSWELPEPAPPVLVDSAERVVEQTEPEFYWAGEAIRHMGTVVHRYLCRIASEGLEKWDKGRIGGEEQRLKAMLRSLGLGAREAGEAAREGVRTLLKAISDPRGRWILSKRDGAGTELPVTAVLEGGITHMVIDRTFVDEDGARWVIDYKTGAHEGGSLDEFFRSERERYRPQLEKYERALRKGGEKREIRKGLYYPAHAEFLEVK from the coding sequence ATGAGCTTAACGACGACCGATAGCGACATGCTCGCAAGGGAAAGGGCGCTCGACACTTCAGCCTCTTTCGCGGTGCAGGCGCCCGCAGGGTCCGGCAAGACAGAGCTCCTCATGCAGAGGTTCCTCGCGCTCCTCTCCGGGGTGGATACGCCCGAGCGCATACTCGCACTCACTTTTACGAGAAAGGCCGCCGGTGAGATGCACTCCCGGATAATCGGCGCCTTAAGGAAGGCCTCGGAAGGCTTTGTGGGCGAAAAGCCCCATGAGATGAAGACCATCGGGCTCGCGGCGGAAGCGCTTCGGCGGGACAGGGAACTGGGCTGGGACATCCTTTTGAACCCTGGAAGGCTCAAGGTGCAGACGATCGACTCGTTTTCATCCGTTTTGGCGAGGCAGATGCCGCTCCTTTCCGGGCTCGGGGACTATTCCATAACAGACGAGCCGGAAGAGCTGTATTCCAAGGCTACCGAGCGGACGATAGCCCTTGTCGAGGACGAAGGGCCTGACGGCGATTCTGTAAGGAGCGCGCTCGACCACCTCGACAACTCCGTAAGGGCGCTATCGGCAAGGCTCGTGATGATGCTCGGGAAGCGCGACCAGTGGCTCCGGCATCTCGAACGGGATATTACCGACGATGGGATGAGGGCCCTCCTCGAAGGCTCGCTTAAGAGGCTCGTGGAGGAGGAGCTTCGGAAGATAGAGGCAGGGTTCCCGGCGGGGCTCGAAGGCGCGCTGCTGCGCACGGCGAGGCACGCGGCAAAGAACATCGCAAATGAAAAGAGCGCTATCCCGGGCCTGTCCGGTCTCGAAAGGCTCCCGGGTCCGGTAGCGGAAGGCCTTCCGCTCTGGAAGGGCATACAGGAGCTGCTGCTTACAGGGAAGGACGAATGGAGAAAGCCGAAAGGCGTGAACGTGAAGCTCGGCTTCCCCAACGGCGACCCCTTGTCCGCTGCGATGAAAAAGGAATTCCAGGAGCTCCTTGAGTCCCTCTCAGGCAATGAGAGGCTCATGAAGGCGCTCGGAAGGGTGCGGGCGCTCCCCATCCCTGAATTCCCGGAAGAGGAGAGGGAGACGCTATTCGCGCTCATGCGGCTTCTCCCAATCGCGGAAAGGGAGCTCAAAAGGGTCTTTGCAGAGGCGGGGAAGGCCGACTTCCAGGCCGTCGCGCTCTCGGCCCTTGAGTCCCTCGGCACTGAAGGCGAGCCGACGGACCTCATGCTCGCGCTGGATATGAAGTTGCAGCACATACTCGTGGACGAATACCAGGACACCTCGCAGACCCAGCTCTCGCTCGTTGAGGCCCTCACGAGGGGATGGACAGAAGGCGACGGCAGGACCCTGTTCGTGGTCGGCGACCCCATGCAGTCCATCTATCTTTTCAGGGAGGCCCAGGTGGGCCTATTCCTCAGGGCAAGGAAAGAGGGTATAGGCCAGGTAAGGCTCATCCCGCTTACCCTCTCCCGGAACTTCAGGTCTTCAGAGCGCATAGTGGAATGGGTGAACCGGACCCTGGGCCCGGCCTTTCCCGCGGATGAGGACGTCTTTACCGGCAGAGTTGCCTACGCGCCGTCCGAAGCGGCAAGGGGGGCCGTCCCGGAGAGCGCTGTGGAGCTTACGCTTTTGCGTGAAAGGGACGACGGACTTGAGGCCGGACGAGTTGTTGCCATCCTTAAGAGGCTCCCGGAGAATGAATCAGCCGCGATACTCTGCAGGTCGAGGGCCCATGTGGACGGCATTGTCGAGGCGCTGAAGGATAACGGGATTCGGTTCAGGGCCAGGGACATAGACCCGCTTTCGGAGAGGCCCGTGATACTGGACCTGACGGCGCTTCTCAAGGCGCTCGAACACCCCCTTGACAGGGTGGCTTGGCTTGCGTGTCTCCGCGCACCCTGGTGCGGCCTTACCCTTTCAGACCTCCACTCTCTTTGCGTCGGAGATGCCTCATCGCCTGTCCGTGAGCTTGCCTCTGACGAGAAAAGGCTTGATGCCCTTTCCGAGGACGGAAGGAGAAGGCTTTCCGGGTTCGTTGAAAAGACCGGGAAGGCGCTTTCGCTTTGGGGCAGGAGGCCCCCTTCCGAGGTGCTCCGCGGCCTCTGGATCAGCCTCGGAGGGCCTGGAGCCGCCGGAGACGAGTGCGCCATTAATGACGCGAGGGAATTTTTTAAGCTCTTGAAGTCCGTCGAGGGGCCGAGCCGCGTTTCCATGGCCGAGCTTGAGAGGAGGATTGAAGACCTCTATTCCGGCGGCGGAAGCCAGGACGCCGCATTGGAGATAATGACCGTGCACAAGGCCAAGGGCCTTGAATTCGACAATGTAATAATCCCAGGGCTTGGAAAGGGTCCTCGGAACGAGGACAAGGGACTTCTCATCTGGCTCGAAAAGGATAAAGACCTCCTCTTTGCGCCCGGTCCGGGTACCGGGAAGGAAGGGTCGGTCATTTACGAATATTTATCCGGCATAATGAAGGAGAAGCGCGAACTGGAAGAGATGCGCCTCTTTTACGTTGCCGCCACAAGGGCCCGCAAATCGCTCCATCTCATAGGCCACATAAAAGAAGGCGAGGACGGGGAGATTGCTGCTACCCAGAGGTCTTTCCTGTCGAAGATCTCCCATGCGATGGGCGAAGGCAGGTTTATTGAAAGGAAGGAGGATGGCCCTTCTCCCGTAGCCGTTATCAGGCGGGCGGGGAATAGGCTACCGCTCTCATGGGAGCTGCCGGAGCCCGCCCCGCCGGTGCTCGTCGACAGCGCGGAAAGGGTGGTCGAGCAGACCGAGCCCGAGTTCTACTGGGCAGGCGAGGCAATACGCCACATGGGAACTGTCGTACACAGGTATCTTTGCCGCATAGCAAGTGAAGGGCTGGAAAAATGGGATAAAGGACGGATAGGTGGAGAGGAGCAGCGCCTTAAGGCCATGCTCCGCTCGCTCGGCCTCGGGGCCAGGGAGGCCGGGGAAGCCGCCAGGGAGGGCGTAAGGACGCTCCTCAAGGCTATATCCGACCCCAGGGGGCGCTGGATACTCTCGAAAAGGGACGGGGCGGGCACAGAGCTCCCGGTAACGGCGGTTCTTGAAGGCGGGATAACGCACATGGTCATAGACCGGACTTTCGTGGATGAGGACGGAGCGCGCTGGGTGATAGACTACAAAACCGGGGCGCACGAGGGCGGCTCGCTCGATGAGTTCTTCCGTAGCGAGCGCGAAAGGTACAGGCCGCAGCTCGAAAAATACGAGCGGGCGCTCAGAAAAGGCGGGGAGAAAAGAGAGATTAGAAAGGGGCTCTACTATCCTGCCCATGCGGAATTCTTAGAGGTAAAATAA
- a CDS encoding bacteriohemerythrin: MMVRWKEQLSTGVWWQEKQHRELFARFAKLVAAMEHGRGREEIEELYEFMENYLGRHFQAEEAAMERIGYSGKRAHAAEHRKLLEEITALRGEFETGARLSLVLKVQRRIIDWFMNHIGNMDKSLGSYLRAEELKHQQVVVNC; this comes from the coding sequence ATGATGGTAAGATGGAAAGAGCAGCTCTCTACAGGGGTCTGGTGGCAGGAGAAGCAGCACAGGGAGCTTTTCGCCAGGTTTGCCAAGCTCGTGGCCGCGATGGAGCACGGGCGCGGGCGGGAAGAGATAGAGGAGCTTTACGAGTTCATGGAGAACTATCTCGGAAGGCATTTCCAGGCTGAGGAGGCCGCGATGGAGCGGATAGGCTACTCCGGGAAAAGGGCCCACGCGGCAGAGCACAGGAAACTGCTCGAGGAGATTACGGCCTTGAGGGGCGAATTCGAGACCGGGGCCAGGCTCTCACTCGTACTCAAGGTGCAGAGGCGCATAATCGACTGGTTCATGAACCACATAGGGAACATGGACAAATCGCTCGGCTCATATCTCAGGGCAGAGGAACTCAAGCACCAGCAGGTGGTCGTGAACTGCTGA
- a CDS encoding PAS domain S-box protein, protein MLLKRWVPILALLIALSATFLVWRELSISERAGLAHHTALKATSVKETIRDEMVLKVQALAELARRWEAGAGAEIKWQEWEDLLAAERKQGLAAVVFTRSGGGPVFRAGEAGIKAIEDFSAHAEGVSGEGGPAISGPVEFEDGRKGFVVSVPVRVDGISAGALSGLFDSRDLFGALLSGKRGELLGYSVAVLSGATVLFAESGYIESEWTKSLELNILNAAWTVKVRPGDGVISSGISVIPSVVLGMGSLVSVFLASLIYFAQSARIKGKSLEVANEMLRAEIEERSAAEEELRRSDEKFRGLVETSSDLVWELDEDFRYTYVSPKVRDMLGYGVEEVLGRAPWDFMEPEEAERVRAEFEMAASQRSPLALFENVSVRKDGARVVVETSGAPVFSPNGEFSGFRGVDRDITGKRLAEEDLRKSRANLATAQMIAHMGSWDWDMMKGEVSWSDEMYRVFGAEPGGLRPSYDSLLGLAHPGDREAVKRSIDESVKNGAAYSLEHRIVLPDGSLRVVHEQGEAVLDGKGKVSRLVGTVQDITDRKRTEEQLNLYREHLKELVDERTAELKEVNQRLAFEVEIRKKAEKAMASMNEDLEERARELERVNKELEAFTYSASHDLQEPLRVISGYIQLLSRRYKGRLDAEADEFISYAVDGVGRMQRLINDLLSYSRVGRLKALKPVDCKEALGSASANLKALLDESGAVLRYEGLPTIMADSSQIEQLFMNLISNAVKYRSGKTPVITIKASQKGREWHFSVSDNGIGIDPKYSERIFELFQRLHGKTEFQGSGIGLSICKKVVENHGGRIWVESAPGEGSTFHFTIPIRDASNE, encoded by the coding sequence ATGCTCCTTAAGAGATGGGTCCCCATCCTTGCGCTCCTGATCGCGCTCTCCGCGACTTTCCTGGTCTGGCGCGAGCTCTCAATTTCCGAGAGGGCCGGCCTCGCCCACCATACCGCATTGAAAGCCACTTCAGTAAAGGAAACCATAAGGGACGAAATGGTCCTCAAGGTGCAGGCCCTTGCAGAGCTTGCCCGGAGATGGGAGGCCGGGGCCGGTGCAGAGATAAAGTGGCAGGAGTGGGAAGATCTCCTGGCCGCGGAGCGCAAGCAGGGCCTCGCGGCGGTGGTCTTTACCCGCTCCGGCGGCGGGCCGGTTTTCAGGGCCGGCGAGGCGGGGATCAAGGCGATCGAAGACTTTAGCGCCCATGCGGAAGGGGTGAGCGGGGAGGGCGGCCCGGCCATCTCCGGGCCTGTCGAGTTTGAGGATGGGAGAAAGGGGTTCGTGGTCTCGGTGCCCGTGCGCGTAGACGGCATCTCAGCCGGAGCGCTCTCCGGCTTATTCGATTCACGGGATCTCTTCGGGGCGCTGTTATCCGGGAAAAGAGGCGAACTCCTCGGCTACTCCGTGGCGGTCTTAAGCGGCGCCACGGTCCTTTTCGCCGAATCCGGCTACATTGAGAGCGAGTGGACCAAGAGCCTTGAACTTAATATTCTGAACGCCGCCTGGACGGTAAAGGTGCGGCCCGGAGACGGCGTCATATCATCGGGAATCTCCGTCATACCGTCGGTCGTCCTCGGCATGGGCTCACTGGTCTCGGTTTTTCTCGCCTCCCTCATATATTTTGCCCAGTCGGCGAGGATAAAGGGCAAGAGCCTGGAAGTGGCCAACGAGATGCTCAGGGCCGAAATAGAGGAGAGGTCTGCGGCAGAGGAGGAACTGAGGAGAAGCGATGAGAAGTTCAGGGGCCTCGTCGAGACATCGAGCGACCTGGTATGGGAGCTGGACGAGGACTTCCGCTATACTTACGTAAGCCCGAAGGTCAGGGACATGCTCGGATACGGGGTGGAAGAGGTGCTTGGCAGGGCCCCCTGGGACTTCATGGAGCCCGAGGAGGCCGAAAGGGTCAGGGCCGAGTTCGAAATGGCGGCGTCGCAAAGGAGCCCGCTGGCCCTTTTCGAGAACGTAAGCGTGAGAAAGGACGGGGCCCGCGTCGTAGTCGAGACTAGCGGAGCGCCGGTCTTCTCTCCGAACGGGGAGTTCTCCGGCTTCAGGGGCGTAGACAGGGACATAACCGGGAAGAGGCTGGCCGAGGAGGACTTGAGGAAGAGCAGGGCGAACCTCGCGACCGCGCAGATGATAGCGCACATGGGGAGCTGGGACTGGGATATGATGAAAGGCGAGGTGTCCTGGTCCGACGAGATGTACAGGGTCTTCGGGGCCGAACCTGGCGGGCTCAGGCCCTCCTATGATTCCTTGCTTGGCCTCGCCCATCCGGGGGACAGGGAGGCCGTGAAGAGGAGCATAGACGAGTCGGTTAAAAACGGCGCAGCCTATTCGCTCGAGCACAGGATAGTCCTCCCTGACGGAAGCCTGAGGGTCGTCCATGAGCAGGGCGAGGCGGTCCTTGACGGGAAGGGAAAAGTCTCGCGGCTGGTCGGAACGGTGCAGGACATAACCGACAGGAAGAGGACCGAGGAGCAGCTTAACCTCTACCGCGAGCACCTGAAGGAGCTTGTGGATGAGAGGACCGCGGAGCTCAAGGAAGTGAACCAGAGGCTCGCTTTCGAGGTGGAGATAAGGAAAAAGGCCGAGAAGGCTATGGCCAGCATGAACGAGGACCTCGAGGAGAGGGCCCGCGAGCTCGAACGGGTGAATAAGGAGCTCGAGGCGTTCACATACTCGGCCTCTCACGACCTCCAGGAGCCGCTGCGGGTCATATCCGGCTATATACAGCTCCTCTCCAGGAGGTACAAGGGAAGGCTCGACGCCGAGGCGGACGAGTTCATCTCCTATGCCGTTGACGGGGTCGGGAGGATGCAGAGGCTCATAAACGACCTCCTCTCCTATTCCAGGGTCGGGAGGTTGAAGGCACTGAAGCCCGTCGACTGCAAGGAGGCGCTCGGTAGCGCGTCCGCGAACCTGAAGGCCCTACTAGACGAGAGCGGGGCGGTTTTGAGATACGAGGGGCTTCCGACCATCATGGCCGACTCGTCGCAGATAGAGCAGCTCTTCATGAACCTCATATCGAACGCCGTGAAATACAGGAGCGGGAAAACGCCAGTAATAACGATAAAGGCCTCGCAGAAAGGACGGGAATGGCATTTCTCCGTGAGTGACAACGGCATCGGCATAGACCCGAAATACTCGGAGAGGATATTCGAGCTCTTCCAGCGGCTCCACGGAAAGACCGAGTTCCAGGGGAGCGGCATCGGGCTCTCCATATGCAAGAAGGTGGTCGAGAACCACGGTGGAAGGATATGGGTGGAGTCCGCGCCGGGGGAGGGCTCGACCTTCCACTTCACCATACCTATAAGGGATGCGTCCAATGAATGA